CGGGGCTCGCGGAGGTAGTTGTGGACCGGCTCGTGGCCGACCGGGTACGCCCGCGCGGCGGGCGCCGGCGCGGTCTGAGGAGTCTGGGTGAGCGTCGCCATAGGTGCGGGGGGTGGGAGGCCGGAGCCTCAGGGGCTACGCGGAAGGGTTACTCGGAGCGGACGGCGTCGCGGTCACTCGGGTCGACGGGGTCGGCGACCGGCGTGCCGGGGTCGCCCATCCCGCCCTCCGGCGGCTGCGCGTCCACCGAGGCCTCCTCGTCGCCGGTGGGGACGACCCGGTCCGCCTCGGTGGCGGCGCCGCTGACCTCGCGGATGTAGGCGGCGAGGCCGGCGACCTGCTCCTCGTTGAGCTGGCCGTCGTACGACGGCATGTTGCCGTTCTCGTAGCCCGGCACGATGTAGGCCTGCGGGTACAGGATCGCCTCCGCGATGTAGGCGTCGTCGACGACGCCGGACTCGGAGCCGGGCCGCGGCTGGCCCCAGATGTTCTGCCACGATGGGCCCACGCCGGCCGTGCCGTCGACCGAGTGGCACGTGTTGCAGTTGCGCTGCGTGTAGAGCTGCTCGCCGAGGTCGACCGGCGCCTGCGGCTCGTTGTTGCCGATCTCGCCCCGGAGCGCGGCGTAGTACGTGTCGCGGTCGACGACGTGGATCAGGGCGCCCATGTTCGAGTGGGCCGTGCCGCAGTACTCCGTGCAGAGCACCTGGTACGTCCCCACCCGCGGCGCCTCGAACCAGACGTAGGCGTAGCGGTTGGGGATCACGTCGTGCTTGATCCTGAACTCGGGCACGTAGAAGCTGTGGAGGACGTCCTGGCTCGTCATCTCGAGCCGGACCGGCGTGCCGACCGGGACCCAGATCTCGCCGAAACCCTGGATGCCGTTCTGGTACTCGAACGTCCAGGCCCACTTCTGCGCCTTCACGTTGACCGTGATCGCGTCACTCGGTGGGATGGCCGTGCCGACGTAGGCCCGGAAGCCCCAGAAGAACACGACGAGCACGAGGAGCGTCGGGACCACGATCCAGCTCATCTCCAGCCACTTGCTCTCGTGCACGTCGACCGGGCGGTCGACGTGGCTCTGACGCCGGTACTTCCAGACGAAGTACACCATCGCCGCGGCGACGATGATCGTCAGGATGATCGAGGCGTAGAGGATGAAGTTGAACAGGCCGTCGATCTCGTGGGCCGTCGTCGACTCCTGCGGCGGGAGCCACAGAGAGCCGCCCTCCGTCCAGAAGGACTGGCGGGTCGGGGCGCCGGCCAGCGAGTCGGGAGTCGTCTGCATCATCGGGGCAAGGTCGTCGCGGGGTGCGACGACGGAGAGTCAGTGGGAAGGCGCGGGGTGGGCATCGGGGCCGACCGCGTCGCGCCAGCCGTCGGGGTCCTTTCGAGACTCGCGACGCCAGAAGTACACGAGGAGCCCGCCGAACACGAGGAGCAGCAGCCCGCCGCCGAGCTTCGTGATCTGGAGGATGGCCAGAGAGTACGACTGGGCGTCCTCGTCGTACTCGTAACACGTGATGAGGAACCGGTCGAACGCGCTGCCGACGGTCCCCTCGCTGGCCTCGACGAGGCCGAGCTTGACGGTCTTGGGGTCGTGGTCGATGCCGTAGAGGTAGCGCGTGACCTTGCCCGTCGGGCTGAGGAGGACGTTCGCGGCGTTGTGGGCGTACTCGCCCGTCCGCGGGTCCCAGGCGTAACGGTAGCCGACGGCGTCGGCGAGAGCCTCGACGCTCGCCTTGTGCTCCTCGCCGACGGTCCAGAAGTGGAACGCATCGAGGTCGCCGAACTCGGCGATCCGGGCGTACTTCGCCTTGGCGCTGTCGGCGCGGGCCGGCGTGTCGCGCGGGTCAACGGAGACGGCCAGCACCTCATAGTCCTCGCCCAACGTGAGGTCGGTCTCGGCGATGGCGTCGGCCGTCCCATCGAGCACGAGGCTGCACACCATGGGGCACGAGTGGTAGACGAACGCGACCATGAGCGGCCGCTCGCCGTCGAGCAGCGTCGCGAGCGAGACCTCGTCGCCGTCCTCGTCGAAGAACGTGAGGTCCGTCGGGA
This sequence is a window from Rubrivirga marina. Protein-coding genes within it:
- the coxB gene encoding cytochrome c oxidase subunit II, which codes for MQTTPDSLAGAPTRQSFWTEGGSLWLPPQESTTAHEIDGLFNFILYASIILTIIVAAAMVYFVWKYRRQSHVDRPVDVHESKWLEMSWIVVPTLLVLVVFFWGFRAYVGTAIPPSDAITVNVKAQKWAWTFEYQNGIQGFGEIWVPVGTPVRLEMTSQDVLHSFYVPEFRIKHDVIPNRYAYVWFEAPRVGTYQVLCTEYCGTAHSNMGALIHVVDRDTYYAALRGEIGNNEPQAPVDLGEQLYTQRNCNTCHSVDGTAGVGPSWQNIWGQPRPGSESGVVDDAYIAEAILYPQAYIVPGYENGNMPSYDGQLNEEQVAGLAAYIREVSGAATEADRVVPTGDEEASVDAQPPEGGMGDPGTPVADPVDPSDRDAVRSE
- a CDS encoding SCO family protein — translated: MRARALLTLLVGAALAVGAQAQVTRAGSMPLLDGEEGQGALPNRLAGAVGITEFLGEVVPTDLTFFDEDGDEVSLATLLDGERPLMVAFVYHSCPMVCSLVLDGTADAIAETDLTLGEDYEVLAVSVDPRDTPARADSAKAKYARIAEFGDLDAFHFWTVGEEHKASVEALADAVGYRYAWDPRTGEYAHNAANVLLSPTGKVTRYLYGIDHDPKTVKLGLVEASEGTVGSAFDRFLITCYEYDEDAQSYSLAILQITKLGGGLLLLVFGGLLVYFWRRESRKDPDGWRDAVGPDAHPAPSH